The following proteins are co-located in the Phoenix dactylifera cultivar Barhee BC4 unplaced genomic scaffold, palm_55x_up_171113_PBpolish2nd_filt_p 000378F, whole genome shotgun sequence genome:
- the LOC103722759 gene encoding membrin-11-like, with translation MEGRGGGGGGGGGTISDIYQSARRLLLRTRDALDRLERLDSSIPSSSSAIAAGVSDSPELALSIKRDIAQIHTLCADMDRLWRSIAAKSQRDLWKRKVEQVAEEANSFKESLDRHSLRHQKRILEAKERAELLERANGESAHILKIFDEEAQAMQSARNSSMMLEEAYATGVAVLSKYADQRDRLKRAQRKALDILNTVGLSNSVLKLIERRHRVDKWIAYAGMIITVVVVFAFWRWTH, from the exons ATGGAAGGAcgcggcggcggaggcgggGGCGGTGGGGGCACGATTTCGGACATCTACCAGAGCGCCCGCCGCCTGCTCCTCCGCACCAGAGATGCCCTCGACCGCCTCGAGCGCCTCGATTCCTCCATCCCCTCCTCCTCGTCCGCCATCGCCGCCGGCGTCTCGGACTCGCCGGAGCTCGCCCTCTCGATCAAGAGGGATATCGCCCAGATCCACACTCTCTGCGCCGACATGGACCGCCTCTGGCGCTCCATCGCTGCCAAATCCCAGCGCGATCTCTGGAAGAG AAAAGTTGAACAGGTTGCCGAAGAAGCCAATTCCTTTAAGGAAAGTCTGGACAGGCATTCATTGCGTCATCAAAAGAGGATTCTGGAAGCTAAAGAGAGAGCAGAATTACTAGAAAGAGCG AATGGCGAGTCTGCACATATCCTGAAAATTTTTGATGAGGAAGCACAAGCAATGCAGTCAGCCCGCAATTCCTCTATGATGCTTGAGGAGGCTTATGCCACTGGAGTGGCTGTTCTCTCCAAGTATGCTGATCAGAGAGATCGGTTGAAG AGAGCGCAAAGGAAAGCTCTGGATATCCTCAACACAGTAGGACTATCAAATTCGGTGTTAAAGCTAATTGAGAGGCGGCACCGTGTAGACAAGTGGATTGCATATGCTGGTATGATCATCACCGTGGTTGTGGTGTTTGCATTTTGGAGGTGGACTCATTGA